Proteins from a genomic interval of Nasonia vitripennis strain AsymCx chromosome 3, Nvit_psr_1.1, whole genome shotgun sequence:
- the LOC100679662 gene encoding putative ankyrin repeat protein RF_0381 translates to MKQASVANTKGRRKTIRRICKKRMHRSSRRYYTKLMFKALKSGNVPMVSQLFKDGGLLVNSRSLGMTNLHLAVKYDFIPEAIKLINLGADVRLKTPEGETALQFAVTNKRHSNILMQMIPNGFKYEFMRFYGLESLRFAVANRATSAIKDPADTSDALYRAQQRYSFVKLLLDAGAEVNTKDVNGCSPLHCAVYTGDLELVRILTRAGADINSQNNIGATALHDAVLCCDADMVFWFLCAGANFTARTLDLGNTALHWATMLNIDNSHECIIKMLLEFGSDLNVPNTYNWTPFNNVVRFCDINLLRFCIDEYKADLKRLNIDGNSALTFAVQNVNKNVTDVVLESGLDVLHKSDDNRTLLHFASELSMLDNVRYLISRGAEINAKDKNGITPFLLCTLKIHDIFRENWPLALARASYTMERKQVMRLLLELGSDLNLKVLEQKPQDTQSVFELVIVMEDTEALHMIIEYVAEVEAKTNKKQFDDYNLKLIDAQPEIKDYYQKCQDELKTMKTTKIEGTTITYYFVLKEPLDVVARYTRNKELVEQFKHNLHSLCPFYASQLDAKLNAAIARQKVIERGCSILSELIPFADSSCIAYEIIFKYLSEADVKLLIGSEFH, encoded by the coding sequence ATGAAGCAAGCCAGCGTTGCGAATACCAAAGGACGTCGTAAAACCATTCGTCGCATCTGCAAAAAGCGTATGCATCGAAGCAGCAGAAGATACTACACAAAGCTCATGTTCAAAGCTCTCAAATCAGGCAACGTACCTATGGTGAGTCAGTTGTTCAAGGACGGCGGTCTGCTTGTCAACAGTCGTTCGCTCGGCATGACGAATTTGCACCTCGCCGTCAAGTACGATTTCATCCCCGAGGCCATTAAACTGATAAATCTTGGCGCCGATGTTCGCCTTAAGACTCCGGAAGGTGAAACCGCCTTGCAGTTCGCCGTTACCAACAAGCGCCATTCAAATATACTAATGCAGATGATACCCAACGGTTTTAAATACGAGTTCATGAGATTCTATGGCTTGGAGTCGTTACGCTTTGCCGTCGCAAACAGAGCCACGAGCGCCATTAAAGACCCCGCTGATACCTCGGATGCTCTCTATAGGGCACAACAGAGATACAGTTTTGTGAAGCTGCTGTTGGATGCCGGGGCCGAAGTAAACACCAAAGACGTTAACGGATGTTCGCCACTCCATTGCGCAGTTTATACGGGCGATTTGGAGCTGGTAAGAATTCTCACCCGTGCTGGTGCCGACATCAACAGCCAAAACAATATAGGTGCCACGGCGTTGCACGATGCCGTTTTATGCTGTGACGCGGATATGGTTTTTTGGTTCCTCTGTGCAGGCGCGAACTTCACTGCTAGGACCCTCGATCTGGGCAACACAGCTCTGCACTGGGCCACGATGCTCAATATCGACAACAGTCAtgaatgtataataaaaatgcttCTGGAGTTTGGAAGTGACTTGAACGTACCTAACACCTATAACTGGACGCCCTTCAACAATGTCGTCCGGTTCTGCGACATCAACTTGTTGAGATTCTGTATCGATGAGTACAAAGCAGACCTGAAAAGGCTAAATATTGACGGAAATAGCGCCCTAACTTTCGCGGTCCAGAATGTCAACAAAAACGTGACGGACGTGGTGTTGGAAAGTGGACTCGACGTCCTGCACAAGTCAGACGATAACCGAACACTTTTGCACTTCGCGAGTGAACTATCCATGCTGGATAACGTTCGATACCTGATCTCAAGGGGTGCAGAAATCAACGCCAAGGATAAAAATGGTATAACGCCGTTTCTTTTGTGCACACTGAAGATACACGACATTTTCAGAGAAAACTGGCCGTTAGCCCTTGCACGAGCCAGTTACACGATGGAAAGAAAACAGGTGATGAGACTGCTGCTGGAACTTGGAAGTGATTTGAATCTCAAAGTCTTGGAGCAGAAGCCCCAGGACACGCAATCGGTCTTCGAGCTGGTAATAGTCATGGAGGACACCGAGGCGCTGCATATGATCATTGAGTACGTGGCCGAAGTCGAGGCAAAGACGAACAAGAAGCAGTTCGACGATTACAACCTGAAGCTGATTGACGCTCAACCGGAGATCAAGGACTACTATCAGAAGTGTCAAGATGAACTTAAAACCATGAAGACTACCAAGATCGAAGGTACCACTATCACGTACTACTTCGTACTGAAGGAGCCGCTTGACGTAGTGGCTCGGTATACCAGAAATAAAGAACTCGTCGAGCAGTTCAAGCACAATCTCCACAGCTTATGTCCGTTTTATGCGTCGCAGTTGGATGCAAAATTAAACGCGGCTATTGCTCGGCAAAAAGTTATCGAGAGGGGCTGTTCGATACTGAGCGAGTTAATTCCGTTTGCTGATTCTTCCTGCATTGCGTATGAGATcatattcaaatatttgaGCGAGGCAGACGTTAAATTGCTCATTGGTAGCGAATTTCATTGA